In the Methylomonas rhizoryzae genome, one interval contains:
- a CDS encoding DUF2905 domain-containing protein, which yields MDLGRMLISGGLAIVLLGLAIKYAPWLFAWFGRLPGDIRIENQNSYFFLPVTSMVVISLILSLIVTLWLRK from the coding sequence ATGGACTTGGGTCGAATGCTGATCAGCGGCGGACTAGCTATCGTGTTGCTTGGCTTGGCGATTAAGTACGCTCCGTGGCTATTCGCCTGGTTCGGCCGTCTGCCGGGAGACATACGCATCGAAAATCAAAACAGCTATTTTTTCCTGCCCGTTACTTCGATGGTCGTCATCAGCTTAATACTATCCTTGATCGTAACTCTGTGGTTGCGCAAGTGA
- a CDS encoding HAD family hydrolase, whose translation MISSTLWAFDFDGVICNSAVETAITGWKAAGQLWPDMRSDMPEDLVDKFRRIRPIIETGYEAILAMRMLHVGDTIGSIYQEYPQKTEQLLLQTQVTVSELKQLFGDTRDNWIAYDKSGWIGMNPLFDGVVDKLRNLQRYDNWFIVTTKQERFVRKILRANGIDLADQRIYGLDRNMRKPEILKELMAGHSYRALHFVEDRLPALREVQDDAELSGSQLFLALWGYNTREDKALAPQLGIKPIELQQFCAGPVNEDAAG comes from the coding sequence ATGATTTCTTCTACCTTATGGGCTTTCGATTTCGACGGCGTTATCTGCAATAGCGCAGTCGAAACCGCAATAACCGGCTGGAAAGCTGCCGGCCAACTGTGGCCCGACATGCGCTCGGACATGCCGGAGGATCTAGTGGACAAATTCCGCCGGATACGCCCGATTATAGAAACGGGATACGAAGCGATTCTGGCGATGCGCATGTTGCACGTCGGCGACACTATCGGCAGCATTTACCAAGAATATCCGCAAAAAACCGAACAATTGCTGTTACAAACTCAAGTCACCGTCTCCGAGTTGAAGCAATTATTCGGCGACACCCGGGATAACTGGATAGCTTACGACAAAAGCGGCTGGATAGGCATGAATCCCTTGTTCGACGGGGTGGTTGACAAATTGCGCAATCTGCAACGCTACGACAATTGGTTTATTGTGACCACCAAACAAGAGCGCTTCGTCCGCAAAATTTTACGCGCTAACGGCATCGACTTAGCCGATCAACGCATCTACGGGCTGGACCGCAACATGCGCAAACCCGAAATTCTCAAAGAGTTAATGGCCGGGCACTCGTACCGCGCGCTACATTTTGTGGAAGACCGCCTGCCTGCCCTACGCGAAGTGCAAGACGATGCTGAATTGTCCGGCAGTCAATTGTTTTTGGCACTATGGGGTTACAACACGCGAGAAGACAAAGCTTTAGCCCCGCAATTGGGAATCAAACCTATCGAGTTGCAGCAATTTTGCGCCGGGCCGGTTAATGAAGATGCTGCAGGTTGA
- a CDS encoding YceK/YidQ family lipoprotein, translating to MAWQTVCLTSLWGCATFNTLNDTETPLLQRQYIYSGTRLDWAAITENAIALRKFNVKPPAYPLADLPLSFTLDSLFLPFALCTEFFH from the coding sequence TTGGCCTGGCAAACGGTTTGTCTAACCAGCCTGTGGGGTTGCGCCACATTCAATACCTTAAACGATACCGAAACCCCGTTGCTTCAACGCCAATACATTTACAGCGGTACCCGCTTGGACTGGGCCGCGATAACCGAAAACGCCATCGCGTTACGAAAATTCAACGTCAAGCCTCCCGCATACCCTTTAGCGGATTTGCCGCTTAGTTTTACCTTGGACTCCTTATTCTTGCCCTTCGCGCTCTGCACCGAATTTTTTCATTGA